A section of the Aminiphilus circumscriptus DSM 16581 genome encodes:
- a CDS encoding translocation/assembly module TamB domain-containing protein — MDRNDERRGGQVRPGKNPPATPKNSSASTPKDPSGTGRFRSRSVRLSLLLMGIAVALGFAGSLSLSRFDWGEALLLGELQRLVETKDLGTLSVEQVSGNPLSGFQLSGVTLLGKNGAITADGIRLSFHLDSLLRRAPALRAATLQKLFLPWSTLEPLLDTYEPEAGSISPLSLSLLESTVETPVGTLLFERGRLRIAGDASSFALSLEGLFGGLPFTAEGAAHLRETRTEGESTALFLERGELTLGKNTLVLQGEVPLNPDGAVSLEGTLHHLSLEEMARWITIPTGDDETEKALLSARGTLSGNFRLSGTVTEPVAEGTARLEAGTLMDIPLEIASARWAWQEKRFTLSDCSALVRNSPLSGTLSLDLAPSSPEMAVTLAASSLSLDAWHGEFPFLSFLSGTVASLDLDLKGPLDGALLGHVRLRNFDGSVAGYTVTDTTAEAELRKFDVAFQSRGLWLGAPFAATGSAGRDDATSLNVQLTTSSVPLHRLPEAFPDVEGLALEGNLTASLSLTGPAASPKVAGLLETERLRFRREPLDAMALRITYEGKRLSLEKGTLVWRGAPLEFSGTVADFPGQGALDLRGTAKNLSQEFLASLLGASGAEFSLSLAEKGSAKWRLSGNVSQPVLSLQVTAPSLRVEGQTLSKVLLEGSLTEREFRIAKALAQFGGGEIRASGSVGLGRSDGTVALNIDGSYKDISLKNILPEKSTTGAPLDGSVAGTLTVRGDVSSPLVETAFQVSALAGVPLPVQSLRGKLRLEKGPGSAPFGRIRLQDIQGELWGGKGSISGVLDLPGGGKPAALDLKGTLSSMDMANSHTTLGDGGGVYLRGKAGGELEITGTFDEPRLSLRGTAPRLVANGFPFTETEALVIVEAGRIRLEKFQGFVGDSPVVASMDALFEEGAWKVAFAASGENLDLSAFSKEWFGPTKNVLSGRFSFSTKGRFAEGLFSGSGLIDATQISLWGFRAESLKAPFTFQDEYVTVEDANAGAYGGNFFAQGTMNLFTREWGGNLRIESVDVAPALADLASLEGNVSGKGYLHVRGNGTLGRLFGTEAQGTLDVENGAFSGFPGIQAMAKATGGTEIPFRSLKGSFAFDTGMFYIIPGSRMAAPPGNPAYRYLSADGSVSLGGPLDLKCYGEINVTAFNAFLGALKGLIQAGGSSDLMLQEILGGLVSGASRKDFREVSFKVKGTLDAPSLEDISVSRRETVSPIPVSPGDPKNKNTNEQVRITLFFPVGPGGGSSEDVGDQVQQQILEQMIKQIIKPGESSE, encoded by the coding sequence ATGGACAGAAACGACGAGCGGAGAGGGGGACAGGTGCGCCCCGGGAAAAATCCGCCCGCCACCCCGAAAAATTCATCCGCATCCACCCCCAAAGATCCCTCCGGAACAGGAAGGTTTCGGTCCCGTTCGGTGCGCCTGTCGCTTCTTCTCATGGGCATCGCCGTAGCCCTGGGCTTTGCGGGCTCTCTTTCCCTTTCCAGGTTCGACTGGGGGGAGGCTCTTCTGCTTGGGGAACTCCAACGCCTTGTCGAGACAAAGGATTTGGGCACACTGTCGGTGGAACAGGTCTCGGGAAATCCTCTCTCGGGATTTCAGCTCTCCGGCGTGACCCTCCTGGGCAAGAACGGAGCGATCACCGCCGACGGCATCCGCCTCTCCTTTCATCTGGACAGCCTGCTCCGGAGAGCTCCCGCACTTCGAGCGGCGACGCTCCAGAAACTTTTCCTCCCTTGGAGCACTCTCGAACCACTCCTCGACACCTACGAACCGGAGGCGGGGAGCATCTCTCCACTGTCGCTTTCTCTTCTGGAAAGCACCGTGGAGACTCCGGTGGGAACACTCCTGTTCGAACGGGGACGCCTCCGCATTGCCGGCGACGCATCGTCCTTCGCGCTCTCCCTGGAGGGACTCTTCGGCGGACTCCCCTTCACCGCCGAAGGAGCGGCACACCTCCGCGAAACGCGCACCGAGGGAGAATCCACAGCACTCTTCCTCGAACGAGGAGAACTGACTCTCGGAAAGAACACCCTCGTCCTTCAGGGCGAGGTGCCCCTCAATCCCGATGGGGCCGTTTCTCTGGAGGGAACCCTGCACCACCTCTCTCTGGAGGAGATGGCGAGATGGATCACGATTCCGACGGGAGACGACGAGACAGAGAAGGCGCTCCTCTCAGCCCGGGGAACGCTTTCCGGAAACTTCCGCCTCTCCGGCACCGTCACAGAACCCGTCGCTGAAGGAACCGCCCGTCTCGAGGCGGGAACCCTCATGGACATTCCTCTGGAGATTGCTTCCGCCCGCTGGGCCTGGCAGGAAAAACGCTTCACCCTCTCGGACTGTTCCGCCCTGGTGAGGAACTCGCCTCTTTCGGGAACGCTCTCTCTGGATCTGGCGCCCTCCTCTCCGGAGATGGCCGTGACGCTCGCCGCATCGTCCCTCTCCCTCGACGCATGGCACGGAGAATTTCCTTTTCTGAGCTTTCTTTCCGGAACCGTCGCCTCCCTCGATCTCGATCTCAAAGGCCCTCTGGACGGAGCCCTTTTGGGACACGTCCGCCTGAGGAATTTCGACGGCTCCGTCGCGGGATACACCGTGACCGACACCACCGCGGAGGCGGAATTGCGGAAGTTCGATGTGGCCTTTCAGAGCAGGGGACTTTGGCTCGGCGCACCCTTCGCCGCCACAGGTTCTGCCGGGAGGGATGACGCGACCTCTCTGAATGTGCAGCTCACTACCTCGTCCGTGCCGCTTCACCGTCTCCCGGAGGCTTTTCCCGATGTGGAAGGGCTTGCGCTGGAGGGCAACCTCACCGCATCCTTATCGCTCACGGGACCCGCCGCATCGCCGAAAGTCGCGGGACTTCTGGAGACGGAGCGACTTCGCTTCCGCAGGGAACCCCTCGATGCGATGGCCCTCCGGATCACCTACGAAGGAAAGCGGCTTTCCCTGGAGAAAGGGACTCTCGTCTGGAGAGGGGCGCCTCTGGAATTCTCCGGCACGGTTGCGGATTTTCCCGGGCAGGGGGCCTTGGATCTTCGGGGCACCGCCAAAAACCTTTCTCAGGAATTCCTCGCCTCCCTCTTGGGAGCGTCCGGAGCGGAATTTTCCCTCAGCCTAGCCGAAAAGGGATCGGCCAAATGGCGCCTCTCGGGAAACGTCTCCCAACCCGTTCTCTCTCTTCAGGTCACGGCACCCAGCCTACGCGTGGAGGGACAAACTCTCTCGAAGGTCCTTCTGGAAGGATCCCTCACGGAGAGGGAATTCCGCATCGCCAAGGCCCTGGCGCAGTTCGGAGGCGGAGAGATCCGCGCCTCGGGATCGGTCGGCCTCGGGCGTTCCGACGGAACCGTTGCCTTGAATATCGACGGATCCTACAAGGACATTTCCCTGAAAAACATCCTTCCCGAAAAGAGCACCACGGGAGCCCCCCTCGACGGAAGCGTCGCGGGAACCCTCACGGTGAGGGGGGACGTCTCTTCCCCGCTGGTGGAGACAGCCTTTCAGGTGAGCGCCCTCGCGGGCGTTCCCCTTCCCGTCCAGTCCCTCCGAGGCAAACTCCGCCTCGAAAAGGGACCGGGGTCGGCTCCCTTTGGGCGCATCCGTCTTCAGGACATTCAGGGCGAACTCTGGGGGGGGAAGGGGAGCATTTCCGGCGTTCTCGATCTTCCCGGCGGAGGCAAACCCGCTGCGCTCGATCTGAAGGGAACCCTTTCCTCCATGGACATGGCCAATTCCCACACCACGCTGGGAGACGGGGGAGGGGTCTATCTCAGAGGAAAGGCCGGCGGTGAGCTTGAGATCACGGGAACGTTCGACGAGCCGCGACTCAGCCTGAGGGGCACTGCGCCGCGACTCGTGGCGAACGGCTTCCCCTTCACCGAAACGGAAGCACTCGTCATCGTCGAAGCGGGACGAATCCGCCTGGAGAAATTCCAGGGGTTCGTCGGGGACTCGCCGGTGGTTGCCTCCATGGACGCCCTTTTCGAGGAGGGAGCGTGGAAGGTGGCCTTTGCCGCCTCGGGGGAGAATCTCGATCTCTCCGCCTTTTCCAAGGAGTGGTTCGGCCCGACGAAAAACGTCCTTTCCGGGCGATTTTCCTTCAGCACGAAGGGACGTTTCGCGGAGGGGCTCTTCAGCGGCAGCGGCCTCATCGACGCCACGCAAATTTCTCTCTGGGGGTTCCGGGCGGAATCTCTGAAGGCTCCCTTCACCTTCCAGGACGAATACGTCACCGTGGAGGACGCAAACGCCGGAGCCTACGGCGGAAATTTCTTCGCCCAGGGAACGATGAACCTCTTCACCCGGGAGTGGGGCGGCAACCTGCGCATCGAGAGCGTGGACGTAGCACCCGCCCTGGCGGACCTGGCATCCCTCGAGGGAAACGTCTCCGGCAAGGGATACCTCCATGTGCGTGGAAACGGCACTCTGGGAAGGCTCTTCGGAACGGAGGCTCAGGGAACACTGGACGTCGAGAACGGCGCCTTTTCGGGCTTTCCAGGCATTCAGGCCATGGCAAAAGCAACGGGAGGCACGGAAATTCCCTTCCGCTCTCTCAAGGGCTCCTTCGCTTTCGACACGGGCATGTTCTACATCATCCCGGGAAGCCGCATGGCTGCGCCTCCCGGAAACCCCGCCTATCGCTATCTCTCCGCGGACGGCAGCGTCTCTCTCGGAGGGCCGCTGGACCTGAAGTGCTACGGAGAGATCAACGTCACCGCCTTCAACGCCTTTCTCGGAGCACTGAAGGGACTCATCCAGGCAGGAGGCTCGTCGGATCTCATGCTCCAGGAGATTCTGGGCGGCCTCGTGAGCGGAGCGTCCCGGAAAGATTTCAGGGAGGTCTCCTTCAAAGTGAAGGGAACCCTGGACGCTCCTTCCCTGGAGGATATTTCCGTCTCCCGGAGGGAGACGGTCTCGCCCATTCCCGTCTCCCCGGGAGATCCGAAGAACAAGAACACCAACGAGCAGGTCCGCATCACCCTTTTCTTTCCCGTCGGTCCTGGCGGCGGTTCCAGCGAGGACGTTGGGGATCAGGTGCAGCAGCAGATCCTGGAGCAGATGATCAAGCAGATCATCAAGCCCGGAGAGAGTTCGGAATAG
- the larC gene encoding nickel pincer cofactor biosynthesis protein LarC has translation MLVLEPHCGVSGDMLLGALLDLGASRARLEFLERFEGLGVTGTEIRIAKTVKQGLSATCVDVLPKEHYHARSGEELRALLNAAATFVDASEEVRRRAGAALELLLSVEAQVHGSDPESVHLHEAGSFDTIVDMLGFFLLLEDLGFPPLCSLPVRVGGGTVRTAHGLLAVPVPAVAALAARCAVPLEGGPVRKEIATPTGVALLASSGARFLQDLPSVVPLRVGYGAGRKDFSVPNVLRALLCRGDAEGEEEGGSLEEVLLFEVSIDDMTGEEMGRVLALLQEVALESHLVQALGKKGRPLFLLRVLAKRENFDSVADLLFGETSTIGFRYWPVGRRKMRYTVERRPLKKGEERFVRVKISRFGDVTKEKVEFEDRFDSSRKNDLGHLQGRSSGQVKEENGEECEGI, from the coding sequence ATGCTTGTTCTTGAACCACATTGCGGTGTCAGTGGAGACATGCTTCTCGGAGCACTGCTCGATCTCGGAGCTTCCCGGGCACGTCTCGAATTCCTGGAGCGATTCGAAGGGCTCGGTGTCACCGGAACGGAGATCCGCATCGCGAAGACAGTGAAGCAGGGGCTCTCCGCCACCTGCGTCGATGTGCTCCCGAAGGAGCACTACCATGCCAGATCGGGAGAGGAACTCCGGGCGCTTCTGAATGCCGCGGCCACCTTCGTCGATGCGTCGGAGGAAGTTCGCCGCCGTGCCGGAGCGGCTCTGGAACTCCTTCTCTCTGTGGAAGCCCAGGTGCATGGCAGCGATCCAGAATCGGTGCATCTTCACGAGGCGGGGAGTTTCGACACCATCGTGGATATGCTGGGGTTTTTCCTCCTTCTGGAGGATCTGGGATTTCCGCCGCTCTGCTCCCTCCCCGTCCGCGTTGGAGGCGGGACGGTGCGCACCGCCCACGGACTGCTCGCGGTTCCCGTTCCCGCCGTAGCGGCCCTGGCGGCCCGCTGCGCGGTTCCCCTTGAAGGCGGACCGGTGCGGAAGGAGATCGCCACACCCACGGGGGTGGCGCTTCTCGCATCCTCTGGGGCTCGTTTTCTGCAGGATCTTCCCTCTGTGGTGCCTCTTCGGGTCGGCTACGGCGCGGGCAGGAAGGATTTCTCCGTTCCCAACGTGTTGCGTGCACTCCTCTGCAGAGGTGATGCGGAGGGCGAAGAAGAGGGTGGCTCTCTTGAAGAGGTCCTGCTCTTCGAGGTCTCCATCGACGACATGACCGGGGAGGAAATGGGGAGAGTCCTCGCGCTCCTCCAGGAGGTTGCCCTGGAAAGCCATCTCGTGCAGGCCCTCGGAAAGAAGGGACGTCCGCTCTTTCTTCTGCGCGTCCTGGCGAAACGGGAGAACTTCGACAGCGTCGCGGACCTTCTCTTCGGGGAGACGTCCACCATCGGTTTCCGCTACTGGCCCGTGGGGCGGCGGAAAATGCGGTACACTGTGGAACGACGCCCGTTGAAGAAAGGCGAGGAGCGCTTCGTTCGTGTCAAGATCTCCCGCTTCGGGGATGTGACGAAGGAGAAGGTGGAATTCGAGGATCGTTTCGATTCTTCCCGAAAAAATGATTTGGGTCACCTTCAAGGACGATCGAGTGGTCAGGTGAAAGAAGAAAACGGAGAGGAGTGTGAGGGGATATGA
- a CDS encoding flavodoxin family protein, whose product MKVLLVNGSPHAEGCTYTALKEVAETLNNEGIETEIFQVGTRPLAGCIACGHCRQAGRCVFDDGVNDVLDIAQGADGFVFGSPVHYAAMGGAITCFMDRLFFTDLNSGKKAFYLKPAAAVVSARRAGTTAAFDQLNKYFMISEMPVISSRYWNMVHGSTPEDVKKDLEGLQIMRVLGRNMAWFLKCKEAGIKAGVPFPVREERIATNFIR is encoded by the coding sequence ATGAAAGTTTTATTGGTGAACGGAAGTCCCCATGCAGAGGGGTGCACCTACACGGCATTGAAAGAAGTGGCTGAAACGCTGAACAACGAGGGAATCGAGACGGAGATCTTTCAGGTCGGAACGAGACCTTTGGCAGGTTGCATTGCCTGTGGCCATTGCCGGCAAGCGGGACGCTGTGTCTTCGACGATGGCGTCAACGATGTTCTCGACATCGCACAAGGCGCCGACGGATTCGTCTTCGGTTCCCCTGTTCACTATGCCGCAATGGGCGGTGCCATCACATGTTTTATGGATCGTCTGTTTTTCACCGACTTAAATTCCGGGAAAAAGGCGTTCTACCTCAAACCGGCTGCCGCAGTCGTCTCCGCGAGACGGGCGGGAACGACCGCGGCGTTCGATCAATTGAACAAATATTTTATGATATCCGAGATGCCCGTGATTTCCTCAAGATATTGGAATATGGTGCATGGATCCACGCCGGAGGACGTGAAAAAAGATTTGGAGGGGTTGCAGATCATGCGCGTGTTGGGAAGAAACATGGCATGGTTCCTCAAGTGCAAGGAAGCCGGAATCAAAGCGGGCGTTCCTTTCCCGGTGCGGGAGGAGAGGATTGCCACCAATTTCATCCGATGA
- a CDS encoding DVU_1553 family AMP-dependent CoA ligase: MNIPITPLDAWIARRLEDETPGGGYSAETLRPVDRNNLETAQERALRILVRHAAANAPFYRKCLRGLEDAPLRELPFTFPSDLAGAESRFLTVSQSAIRRVITLTTSGTTSPAKRLHFTAEDLNATEEFFFRGMTTFTPPGSTVGVLMGGTGPDGIGGLLERALRRMNCSVHVFPLRESPVETAARMDEVRPLVMVGLPARTVAITTLSRHAPAIVLLSGDMAPPSLRRRIEERWGCRVFVHYGLTESGWGCAVECAAREGCHVRELDLLSEIVDENGNTLPPGEWGEVTLTTLTRLSMPLIRYRTGDEGRILPGRCSCGSVLRRLEVRGRLPRRRSGGEPLRLYDVEEVLWRFPQVQDFSLFLSEGDHDRASDALFLELVISEKGEGIADDVVRSLQPLPGMPRHIVVTQKRCSVPEHREAKRNWKTRSSFSGVGESGKS; encoded by the coding sequence GTGAACATCCCCATCACCCCCCTCGACGCCTGGATCGCTCGCCGCCTGGAAGACGAAACGCCGGGGGGCGGCTACTCCGCCGAAACTCTTCGACCGGTGGACCGAAACAACCTGGAGACGGCACAGGAGAGAGCGTTGCGCATTCTCGTCCGCCATGCCGCCGCGAACGCCCCCTTCTACCGGAAATGCCTTCGCGGCCTTGAGGACGCCCCTCTTCGGGAATTGCCCTTCACCTTCCCATCGGATCTCGCCGGAGCGGAATCCCGCTTTCTCACGGTCTCGCAGTCCGCAATCCGCCGGGTGATCACGCTCACCACGTCGGGAACCACGTCACCAGCGAAACGCCTTCATTTCACCGCCGAGGATCTGAACGCAACGGAGGAATTCTTCTTTCGAGGCATGACCACCTTCACCCCTCCGGGAAGTACCGTGGGAGTCCTCATGGGGGGAACCGGGCCCGACGGAATCGGAGGGCTTCTCGAACGGGCCTTGCGACGCATGAACTGTTCCGTACACGTGTTTCCCCTCCGAGAGAGCCCCGTCGAGACCGCAGCACGAATGGACGAGGTCCGTCCTCTGGTGATGGTGGGGCTCCCCGCTCGAACGGTCGCAATAACAACGCTCTCACGCCACGCACCCGCAATCGTCCTTCTCAGCGGAGACATGGCTCCGCCCTCGCTGCGACGGCGCATCGAGGAACGGTGGGGATGCCGCGTCTTCGTTCACTACGGACTCACCGAATCCGGATGGGGATGCGCCGTGGAATGCGCCGCCCGTGAAGGGTGTCACGTGCGGGAACTCGATCTACTATCGGAGATCGTGGATGAGAATGGTAACACTCTTCCACCGGGAGAGTGGGGGGAAGTGACGCTCACCACTCTGACGCGCCTCTCTATGCCGCTCATCCGCTATCGGACCGGCGACGAAGGGCGGATTCTTCCCGGACGTTGCTCCTGCGGCTCCGTCCTCCGCCGCCTGGAGGTGCGTGGACGCCTCCCCCGGAGAAGATCAGGAGGCGAGCCGCTGCGCCTGTACGACGTGGAGGAAGTTCTGTGGCGATTTCCGCAGGTACAGGATTTCTCCCTCTTCCTCTCCGAAGGAGACCACGATCGCGCCTCGGACGCTCTCTTCCTCGAACTGGTGATTTCTGAAAAGGGTGAAGGCATCGCGGACGACGTGGTCCGCTCCCTGCAGCCCCTCCCAGGAATGCCTCGGCACATAGTGGTGACGCAAAAGCGCTGCTCCGTTCCGGAACACCGGGAAGCGAAGAGAAACTGGAAAACGCGCTCTTCCTTTTCCGGCGTCGGAGAGAGCGGAAAGAGTTGA
- the trsS gene encoding radical SAM (seleno)protein TrsS codes for MALLRRTHSLCPVCLRRVSAALETEKENVFLRKRCPDHGDFSCLVWEGAPDLRAWTSSRFPLSGPEDTPHDDCPRGCGLCEFHEQRSCTVVVEVTKRCRLGCPVCFADAGSGDEPDFATLETLLRKVRDRAEGAILQLSGGEPTERSDLPELLRLASGLGFSGIQLNTNGLRLAEEPGYARRLREAGLGWVFLQFDGLREATHLALRGRHLGAVKTDALRACAGAELGVVLVPTLLRGVNDDEMGDIVRYGLSLFPTVRGVHFQPLSFFGRYPDPPRNETRLTLPRILRHLVAQTGGLTELSHFRPSRCEHERCSFRAVYLVEAPDRIYPVGHEPCCGTRPRAEGPLRAVESIRRRWGADVSREVSGEGVANRCASASSPEDDLDRFLRLGKRGNFSISAMAFQDAENLDLERLRFCCVHAAAPDGRLVPFCAWNLTARDGTPLHRRP; via the coding sequence ATGGCGCTCCTGCGACGCACGCACAGCCTCTGTCCCGTCTGTCTCAGGCGCGTTTCCGCCGCTCTGGAGACGGAGAAGGAAAACGTCTTTCTCCGGAAACGATGCCCCGACCACGGAGATTTTTCCTGCCTTGTCTGGGAGGGAGCGCCGGACCTGCGCGCCTGGACATCCTCCCGATTTCCCCTTTCCGGTCCGGAGGACACACCGCACGACGACTGCCCCCGGGGCTGTGGCCTTTGCGAATTCCATGAACAGCGGAGCTGTACCGTCGTGGTGGAGGTGACGAAGCGTTGCCGACTCGGCTGTCCGGTCTGCTTCGCCGACGCGGGGAGCGGGGACGAACCGGACTTCGCCACCCTGGAGACCCTGCTCCGAAAGGTCCGGGACAGAGCCGAGGGCGCGATACTTCAACTCTCCGGCGGTGAACCCACGGAACGATCCGACCTGCCCGAACTCCTCCGTCTGGCATCCGGTCTCGGTTTTTCCGGAATTCAGCTCAACACGAACGGCCTCCGCCTCGCCGAAGAGCCCGGATACGCCCGAAGGCTTCGGGAGGCAGGGCTGGGATGGGTGTTCCTCCAGTTCGACGGCCTTCGGGAGGCGACGCATCTCGCACTTCGGGGAAGACACCTCGGAGCGGTCAAGACAGATGCTCTCCGCGCCTGCGCCGGGGCGGAACTGGGGGTGGTTCTCGTGCCGACCCTTCTGCGGGGAGTGAACGACGACGAGATGGGAGACATCGTCCGATACGGTCTTTCCCTCTTCCCCACGGTACGGGGCGTGCACTTTCAGCCCCTGAGCTTCTTCGGCCGCTATCCCGACCCACCCCGGAACGAGACGCGCCTGACCCTGCCCCGGATCCTGCGGCATCTTGTCGCACAGACCGGGGGGCTCACCGAACTCTCGCACTTCCGTCCCTCCCGATGCGAGCACGAACGCTGCTCCTTCCGCGCGGTGTACCTTGTGGAAGCCCCGGACCGGATCTACCCCGTGGGACATGAACCCTGCTGCGGGACACGGCCCAGGGCGGAAGGCCCGCTCAGAGCTGTGGAGAGCATCCGGCGACGCTGGGGAGCGGACGTCTCCCGGGAAGTCTCCGGAGAAGGTGTTGCGAACCGCTGCGCCTCCGCCTCGTCACCGGAGGACGATCTCGACCGGTTTCTCCGCCTTGGGAAAAGGGGCAACTTCAGCATCAGCGCCATGGCCTTCCAGGACGCGGAGAATCTCGACCTCGAGCGGCTCCGCTTCTGCTGCGTCCATGCAGCCGCGCCGGACGGACGCCTCGTCCCCTTCTGCGCGTGGAACCTCACCGCCCGAGATGGTACACCGTTGCACCGTCGCCCGTGA
- a CDS encoding DVU_1555 family C-GCAxxG-C-C protein — translation MDDLHTAVMEWAREGFCCSQILILAGLAYTGRENPDLVASLGGLCKGGYVPWGTCGALSGACCLLGFYAGKGSSWEQKDPRLLFMAEELHRWFRERWGAGGERVGCGDILGGTAAPDPLSCSSMVAATLEKTLQLLEEQGFDLQEGRTS, via the coding sequence ATGGACGATCTTCACACTGCGGTGATGGAATGGGCACGGGAGGGATTCTGTTGCTCCCAGATTCTGATTCTGGCTGGGCTGGCCTATACGGGGCGGGAGAATCCGGACCTGGTCGCCTCTCTGGGGGGACTCTGCAAAGGCGGATACGTTCCCTGGGGGACCTGCGGCGCCCTGAGCGGCGCCTGTTGTCTCCTCGGCTTCTACGCCGGAAAGGGTTCATCGTGGGAGCAGAAGGACCCCCGGCTTCTCTTCATGGCGGAGGAGCTGCACCGCTGGTTCCGGGAACGCTGGGGCGCCGGAGGAGAGCGCGTGGGCTGCGGCGATATTCTGGGCGGCACAGCCGCTCCCGATCCGCTCTCCTGTTCCTCCATGGTCGCCGCAACGCTCGAAAAGACACTGCAATTACTCGAAGAACAGGGCTTCGACCTCCAGGAAGGACGCACCTCCTGA
- the trsM gene encoding DVU_1556 family methyltransferase translates to MSLPYEHPLWRTVMGEAMHPGGRALSLRLLGLCGFSSGTAVLDAGCGGGATLELLQAQGVRAVGLDRSAALLSRAAAKGPVVEGNLRHIPFGEETFEGVICECVLSLQKSLFPVLGEIARVLRRGGRFGVTDLFRRSGQPCGGEGESCAQGARSRKELETALSEHGFALLLFEDHSALLRECTARLVWEGILEPPRQPCRSLGYGLWVFLRKNASGFGDAERQECFSPSTVEQVR, encoded by the coding sequence GTGTCGCTTCCCTACGAACACCCCCTGTGGCGTACTGTCATGGGAGAGGCCATGCACCCCGGTGGAAGGGCACTGTCCCTCCGGCTGCTCGGCCTGTGCGGGTTTTCTTCCGGAACGGCCGTTCTCGACGCGGGGTGCGGCGGAGGAGCGACCCTTGAACTGCTCCAAGCGCAGGGCGTCCGCGCCGTGGGATTGGACAGATCCGCGGCTCTTCTTTCCCGGGCTGCGGCGAAGGGCCCGGTGGTGGAGGGGAATCTCCGCCACATTCCCTTTGGGGAGGAAACATTCGAGGGCGTGATTTGCGAATGCGTCCTTTCCCTGCAGAAATCGCTTTTTCCCGTCCTCGGGGAGATCGCTCGCGTTCTGAGACGCGGCGGCCGGTTCGGCGTGACAGACCTCTTCCGCCGTAGCGGCCAACCCTGCGGTGGAGAAGGGGAGTCCTGCGCGCAGGGAGCCCGTTCCCGAAAAGAGCTGGAAACAGCCCTTTCGGAGCACGGATTCGCGCTTCTGCTTTTCGAGGATCACTCCGCACTGCTCCGGGAATGTACGGCACGACTCGTCTGGGAGGGCATCCTGGAGCCACCGCGTCAACCCTGCCGTTCCCTCGGCTACGGTCTCTGGGTGTTCCTACGGAAGAACGCATCCGGCTTTGGCGATGCGGAGCGACAGGAGTGCTTCTCTCCGAGCACAGTGGAACAAGTGCGCTGA
- a CDS encoding DVU_1557 family redox protein: MSGETGLSFKDETGWRCGCGGELKPRKVAACYLGSRFEVELPACAVCGLVLVPEALALGKMLEVEKILEDK; this comes from the coding sequence ATGAGCGGAGAGACGGGACTCAGTTTCAAGGACGAAACAGGTTGGCGGTGCGGTTGCGGCGGCGAACTCAAGCCCCGGAAGGTGGCCGCTTGTTATCTCGGCAGCCGCTTCGAGGTGGAGCTGCCCGCCTGTGCCGTCTGTGGGCTCGTTCTCGTTCCCGAAGCCCTTGCCCTGGGCAAGATGCTCGAAGTGGAGAAAATTCTGGAGGACAAGTAG